CGTACCCGCGCATCACGCGGCGGAAGTCGCCCTTCTTCTTGCGAACGTCGAGCGGTGTAAGATCGATCATCCCCGCTCCCCAAAGAGAACCGAGCCCACGCGAACGAGGGTGCTCCCCTCCTCCACCGCAATCTCGAAGTCGTTGCTCATCCCCATCGACAGCTGCCGCCCGGCCACTCCCGGCACCTGCCGCGCCACCTCGTCCAGCAGCTCGCGCGTGCGCCGGAACGCCGCGCGCACCACCTGCTCGTCGCCGGTAAAGGGCGCCATCGTCATCAGCCCCTCCACCCGCATTCCTGGCATCTCCACGATCCGCCCGACGCCCTCCACCAGCGCTTCCGGCTCGAAGCCGCCCTTGGTCCCCTCCCCCGACGCGTTCACCTGCACCAGCGCCCTCACTTCGACGTCGCGCTTTACGGCCTCGGCGGAGAGCGCTTCGGCAAGACGCAGGGAGTCGAGCGAGTGGATCAGGTCGAAGAGGGGGAGCGCCTTCCCCGCCTTGTTGCGCTGGAGGTGCCCGATCAGGTGCCACCCGACCGTCTCGCGCCCGACTTCGGCGACCTTGTCCTCCAGCTCCTGCACGCGGTTCTCGCCCACGTCAGCGACCCCCGCCGCCTTCACCGCCCGCACCGCATCGGCCGGATGGGTCTTGGTGACCGCCACCAGCGTGACCGGATCAGAGCGCCCGGCGCGCTCCCGCGCCCGCTCGATCCTCTCCCTGACTTCGTGTACGCGCGCCGCAACCTGTGCCGAATCCATGGGGTGGGATTGTAAAGCGGCGTGGCGGTGGGGGCAAGAAGAGGGGAATGGGGATTGGGGAATGGGGATTGGGGGCACGCGTGCATCCGTGCCGATTGCTTGGGTACGGTGCGCGGGCGGGCACGGGCAGCCACGCGGGGCGGCCCCTACGAGGTTTCTGCGCGCAGAAGCGGGCGTTTGGGCCGGGGCGAGGGTGGGCAGACACGCAGGTCTGCCCCTACCGGTTTCGGGGTTGGCATGCGGGCGGTGGAGCGGGGGCGGGCACGGGCGCGATAAATCGCGCCCCTACCGGATCTTCGCGCTCCGCAA
This DNA window, taken from Longimicrobium sp., encodes the following:
- a CDS encoding YggS family pyridoxal phosphate-dependent enzyme, which translates into the protein MDSAQVAARVHEVRERIERARERAGRSDPVTLVAVTKTHPADAVRAVKAAGVADVGENRVQELEDKVAEVGRETVGWHLIGHLQRNKAGKALPLFDLIHSLDSLRLAEALSAEAVKRDVEVRALVQVNASGEGTKGGFEPEALVEGVGRIVEMPGMRVEGLMTMAPFTGDEQVVRAAFRRTRELLDEVARQVPGVAGRQLSMGMSNDFEIAVEEGSTLVRVGSVLFGERG